The Plasmodium cynomolgi strain B DNA, scaffold: 0564, whole genome shotgun sequence genomic interval ttataatgtcTGGCAATTCCTGTAAATAACTGCTatcacaaaattttaaattttcttttgtatttttatatttaactgAAAATTTCATCAACGCATTATACAACTTAGCACTATTTGTTTCGTAGCTTTTCTTCATTGCTTTTTCATATGATTGAAGGAAATTATTAGCATACTTTGAACAGTTTTCTTTTATTCTGGTTTCAGTGATAAATTTGCTGTAGTTATCATACAAATCAtacaatatattcattttattaaaaacatCTTCGttcatattatatactttatttttaaaaatagaatatTTATCATAAGCATTAGAACTGGAAACGAATCGTTCATCAATAAATTCAATTAATTGTgtagcacttttttttatttcttttagttttttgtttacccAGTAATTCAAATactcattatatttatttccttctgGTGGTATATCATGCATATTATAAGCCaaataatcaaaatattttataattttttcacaaatttgtttaatttcattgtaattttcaaCAATGTTgtcgttatttttattgcaatATTGGCTATAATCCCCTAAACCGCTTCCACTATGCGTAGATAAATTTTCACCCGCTTGGTATGCACTAACATGATCGAATATATCATACTAaatgttgaagaaaaaataaatatttagattgagaaaaaatgtattccattaaaatataatttatcatatttcAATAATTGCACATACTTCTATTTaggatttacaaaaattatttcaatgaaaaatgataatgaaTATCATTAGACATTCTTTTGGAAGATTCACTTACATTTACTATTTTTCTATGCTCATCTAATTCATTTGTTACTTTGTCATATTTCTTCAAACGCTTTTCACCTAACGATTGTTTAATTGCATTGGATATTGCAGAAAAATACTTTTCTGAATTATCATAGCATTTGGTCTTAAGAAAGTTTAACTCATTTGTGtcagaaaattttgattGAAACATTTCTATTTCATCACTATAAGCTAGAATTGGCTTTAAATTGTATTCTTCTTGTATTTTTAgatacaatttaaaaatgtatattatatattcacaaTATTTACCCCTATTAAACGTTTCAGCATTAAATGCAGCTTTCATACTATCATAATAATtcagaaaattatataatgcagacttattttttaataatgttaCATCTAATATTGGTAATAATTTGTCAttgcatttatatttattttcgaTTTCAGCAAAATTCTTTTCCATAAACATGcgaaatttattataaatccAATAAATATTGTACACATCATAATTGTCTTCTATTATTTTGTCATATATCCAATAGATCAAATAGTTACAACATTTACTGGAATCAACATGTTTACCACAAAAATCATTGAATTTTTTAGAACGTTTCCTAaatgtttacaaaatatagTGCTATTATGGTTAAACTTATTTGATTCAAGGAATGTATCTTTTGTATAACTGCATATTTCATAAGTATCATaagataatttttcattattaaatatttcatagaagtaatataattttgaacT includes:
- a CDS encoding hypothetical protein (putative), yielding MFMEKNFAEIENKYKCNDKLLPILDVTLLKNKSALYNFLNYYDSMKAAFNAETFNRGKYCEYIIYIFKLYLKIQEEYNLKPILAYSDEIEMFQSKFSDTNELNFLKTKCYDNSEKYFSAISNAIKQSLGEKRLKKYDKVTNELDEHRKIVNYDIFDHVSAYQAGENLSTHSGSGLGDYSQYCNKNNDNIVENYNEIKQICEKIIKYFDYLAYNMHDIPPEGNKYNEYLNYWVNKKLKEIKKSATQLIEFIDERFVSSSNAYDKYSIFKNKVYNMNEDVFNKMNILYDLYDNYSKFITETRIKENCSKYANNFLQSYEKAMKKSYETNSAKLYNALMKFSVKYKNTKENLKFCDSSYLQELPDIIKIKENEKKKPKVRH